The sequence GGGACTCACATGGTACGTCTTCATTTCAATAGGCTCTCTTCCTCTCAAATCGATCTTAACGACGCTGAGTTTCACGTCACCGTTAACGGCCACGTCGTGCTTAGAAATTTTAACGGCAATAACGATGACTCGTCGTCTAAAGTTAGGGAATTTCTGATTTGGGTAGATGTCGGAGAGGTTGTGGTCAGGTTTGTTCCTAGTGAAGATTCGAAATTAGCGTTCGTTAACGCTATAGAAGTTATATCTGCGCCTAAGGATTTGATTGCTGACGTTGCAACCTCTGTATCTCGTGATGGAACTGGCAAGTTGAATGGTTTAGGTAAACAAGCCATGGAAGTTGTGTACAGGATCAACGTTGGTGGTAGAAAGGTTACTCCTTTCAATGACACCTTGTGGAGAACTTGGGTCCCTGATGATGACTTGTTCAAAACCGTTGATGCGTCTTCTCACAAAGCTTACTTCACCGGTAGGATTAAGTATAGGCCGGGAGGTGCGAGCCGGGAAGTTGGTCCTGATAACGTCTACAACACTGCCCGTGTGGGCAATGCTATGAGTTGGGACTTCCCGGTGAGCACGGGTTACAAATATCTGATCCGGATGCATTTCTGTGACATAGCTAGTAAATCACTCGGTATGCTCTATTTCAACGTTTACATCAACGGGAACTTGGCTTATCAAGATTTCGATATCTCTGACGCTACTGGTTACGTCCTTGCTTCCCCTTATTACATGGATTTCGTGGTGGATCTTACTGCTGATTCCAACAACCCTTTAGGATCATCGATTACAGTAAGTGTGGGACCATCAAACAAGACCAGTGTTGATGAGCATAGAGTGGATGCGATGTTGAACGGTGTTGAGATCATGAAGATGAATAACTCGATGGGGAGTCTTGATGGGTTTGTTTCCACAGATATGATTCTCACTTCTTGCCCAAATAGAAGAAACCTGAGCATATTCATCGCAATGATGGCGTTTATGTGTATATTCATGAGCTTTTACGTTGTGGTTCAGAGGAAGAAAGTCAGAGATGACATTAGCTGGACCAAGCTGCCCATGGACGTCCGTCAAGATAATCTCAAGTCTGGGAATCAATTTTCAGCAAGAAAGCCTTGATGATAATGCTTTTTGCTTGTTGGGTATACATATAAACAAACTTCTTCCTCGAGTATTTTCCTACTTTGGTACGacgttctttttctttgtgtgATGTTTCTCACGGGTGTTAATGATGTATTGTACTTTTTGTTTTATGTATTTGTATCTGTGTATATTTTACTCGCCGGTCGATATCAAAATATGTATGTTGTTCACGAAATATGTTCTACTGTTCATGTTATTATTTGATATCTTTCAGTTTAAAAGATGTAGCCCTGAACTAGATTATTCAATTACAAATTACCAAATTAATTGGAATGATTGTTGTAAGAAAACGATTTAAATAAATCATACCGTGAAAAACTTTATTCAAATGCTGAAAAGGTTTTCGAAAAAAGTTTTCTTTACAGGCGTATGTTAGCAGTCTCCCTCTTTTGGGCTTTGTTCTCTGATTTCTGAGATTATCTCTTAGACTTGTGGGGCCTACGTTTATCAAACACGTTTCCTAATAAATAAGTTTTCCACTTTCGAGACTTTTTAATCGTTCTTATCCTAAATCTGAAAAAATCCCTTCTGTTTGTTCATCACCAAGAAACTTCTCTGTTAATTTCTGGAGATTAGAAGTACCTTTTCTCTGTCACTTTCTGAGAAATTGTTTAAAGAAAAGTTTCATTATGTCTTCGTGTGGTAATATGGCGGTTCACCTTGATAAGGAGCTGAAGCATCTCTCGATTGAAGAGGAAGACGAGCCCTTCGTACTTCCGGATAGGCCAGAATTCTATGCTACAGAAAGGAACTCGTTAAGTATCATTGGAAGGCTCCTCAATCCTCAGTGTCAAAGGATGGCTGATCTTATCCTTGAGATGCCTCGGAAGTGGAAGCTTTATAACAGAGTGAGGGGAATAGCTCTGTCTAAGGAAAGATTCCAGTTTATTTTCAAGTTTGAGCATGACCTCCTCGATGTTCTGAGCAAAGTTCACACCTTTGATAATTGGTCGATCGTTTTGGAAAGATGGATAGAGAAGCCACCAGAGGATTATCTTCAATATCTTTTGGTGTGGGTTCAGATGAGAAACATACCAGTGAATCACTACACTCCTGAAACAATCTCGGCGTTGGGAGAATTTGCTGGTGAGGTTGTTGATGTTCCGTACGATCCTGAGAAGGCGCAGGTGAAGGATTATGTGAGAGTTCTTGTTAAGTTTGATGTATCGAAACCGCTGAGAAGATCCAAAAAATTAACCTTGCCTGGTGGAGAGGTAGTTAACATCTTGTATGACTATGAAAGGCTCCAAAAGAGATGTTATACTTGCCAGCGGTTGACTCATGAACAATCTTTCTGCCCTTGGATTGCTAAAGGATCAGGATCAGCTTTGTTGGAAACCGCTTCATCAGCAGAAAGCAAGAATTCAGAAGTTTTATTATCTCTAAAGGAAAATGATCCGCTTTATGGGGTTCTTTCTAGCAATCTTTTGGGTTTGGATCCTCCTTCTGGCAAGCCTAAGATAACTAAGGAGGTTCTTGATGGTATGAGGCAGTATTTGTTAGCGGCTGAGGGTCAGGAGAGACTAGCTAGAGAAGACAGAGTGAGGAAATCCATGGAAGATTTGATTAATGATCCTCTTGGCCAGAAAATCTATCTGAGATTGGAGCAACCCCCGGTTTTGTCCTCTAATCTCGATAAAGGGAAGGGTGCAGTGTTTGATTTCAGCGCTCAGACTTTTCCTCAGGCAACGCAAGGGAAGCTTATGGCGAATGCTATCTCTGCTGGTTCTAAAACCTTGCAATTAGGGAAGGTCGTTTCTATGCCTCATTCCTTAAAGCGACCGTCTGATGTGACTCAGTCTGAGGTTCCTTTGGAAAGTTCAACGGGCTATAGTGTTGGTATCTGTGATACTGGTACGTCCGGGACTCTTCCTAAGAAACCGAGACAGAGAAGAAGGCCAGGAACATATGCGAGAAAGGCTGCTGGAAAGAAGGTTGTTCAAGCTTTAACTGAAGGGACTAAAGAGGTTGGGGAAGGTGTTATCTCTGAAGGAAAGAGGAAGGCACGTGATGATGTCGAGCCATCTCAAAGCTCTGCAAGGTTTAAGAAACCATTGGTGGTCCCGGATGAGGGACTACCCAGCGTCTAAATGGCTATAATGAGTTGGAATTGCCAAGGCCTGGGCCGTGCACAGGATTTGGTGATTCCTCGACTTCGGGAAATTCGTAAAGAAATCTTCCCggatattttgtttttgatggaGACGAAACACACGCGTAATGATCTTGTAGATTTGCAAGAGTGGCTAGGCTACGATAGGATTATGACAGTCGATCCTATTGGGTACAGCGGAGGTCTAGCTTTGTTTTGGAAGAACTCTGTAAATATTAGCTTCAAGTTTGTGGATAAGAATCTGGTGGACTTCTATGTACAGTTCGGTAAAGATTCTTTCTTTGTGTCCTGTGTCTATGGAGAACCTATTCAAGAGAATAGATCAGTGATTTGGGAGAGGATCTCTAGGATTGGGGTGCATAGAAAGGAGCCTTGGTGTATGTTGGGTGACTTTAATGAAATAAGAAACAATGGAGAAAAGTGTGGCGGGCCAAGAAGAAATGAAGCTTCCTTCCAAGATTTCAATGACATGCTTGATATTGGTAAGATGGTAGAGCTTCAAAGCAGTGGAAACAATCTTACTTGGGGAGGAAAACGTGGTGATCTGTGGATTCGCTCAAGGTTGGACAGATGTTTCGGTAATAAAAATTGGTTTCAACTTTTTCCAGCTTCCAACCAAGAATTCCTGGATATGAGAGGGTCAGACCACAGACCAGTGCTAGTAAGATTGATTTCTTCTGCCAATCCTTTTAGAGGAAGCTTTCGTTTTGATAGAAGATTTCTAAATCAACCTGGAGTTAAAGATGAGATCAAGAAGGCATGGTTAACGAATCACCCGCTTTTTGGAGTGAACGTTTCAGATAAACTGAAACGATGCAGGAAAGCTTTGAGTAGATGGAAAAAGAAAGAGTCTCTAAATTCCAGGGATAAGATTAAGCAGATTCAACAAGCTCTCGAAGAACATCAATCTGCTTGCTTCCCTTCTATCCACAGAGTCAACTATCTTAAGAGTGAGCTTATCAGAGCCTATAGAGAAGAAGAGTTGTATTGGAAGCAAAAATGTAAAGAGCATTGGGCTGTCAAAGGGGATTTGAACACTAAATTCTACCATGAATCGGTCAAGGCGTCAAGAGCGAAGAATAAGATTACTAAACTGGTGGATGGTAATGGTCGAGCTCATTTCTCTGACGCTGCTAAAGCTGAGTTGGCTAATGATTACTTTCGGAATCTTTTCAAATCGTCTGGTGTGGAGGATTTTAGTGAAATCTTTGAAGGCTTCACTAGCAGAGTGACGGTGGAGATGAACGATTTCTTGACTAGAGAGGTTTCCGTTGAAGAGGTCAGAGAAGCAGTTTTTGCTATCAAGCCGGGAAGTGCTCCGGGACCAGATGGAATGACGGGTTTATTTTTCCAAAAGTATTGGGATACTGTTGGTGATCAGGTGACCAAGGAAGTGCAGCAGTTTTTTATATCAGGTGTTTTTCCATCTGATTGGAACTATACTCACCTATGTTTACTGCCAAAAATCCCGGATCCCATGTTGATGTCTGACTTAAGACCCATTAGCCTATGCTCAGTGTTATATAAAATCATCTCAAAGATTTTGATGTGTAGATTGAAGCCTTTTCTCCCGAGTTTGGTTTCTCCAACGCAGTCTGCTTTTGTTGAGGAGAGGCTTATCAGcgataatattcttatagcgCACGAGATGATTCATGCTCTGAAAACGAATGACAGAGTGGCCAAGGACTTTATTGCCATCAAGTCAGATATGTCCAAAGCTTACGACAGAGTAGAATGGGGTTATCTGCGAGCTCTTCTACTTGCATTGGGTTTTGATCCTGTATGGACTGAGAGGGTGATGTTTTGTGTAACCTCTGTTACATACTCGACCTTAATTAATGATCAACCTTTTGGATGCATTCAACCAGAGAGGGGTCTGCGCCAAGGCGATCCCATGTCTCCCTTTCTGTTTGTATTATGTACCGAAGGTCTCATTCATATGATTGATCGAGCGGTGAGAGGAGGAAGGATTCAAGGCATTCAGTTCTCAGAGTCGGGACCGATGATTCACCACATGCTTTTCGCTGATGATAGTCTGATGATCTGTAAGGCTTCTCTAGCTCAAGTCTCTGAATTAATGCGTATTCTGCGCGTGTATGAGAAAGCTACAGGTCAGATGGTTAATCTCCAGAAGTCGGCTATCACTTTTGGGGCCAAGATTGATGAGATTTCCAAACAATTGCTGAGAGATCTCACCGGAATTGAAAAAGAAGGTGGTACTGGGTCTTACTTGGGATTGCCTGAATGCTTTAGTAGATCTAAAACGGACATGCTGGCCTATATTTATGATAGACTCAAGGATAGGCTATCTTCTTGGTTTGTAAAGCTACTGTCTCAGGGAGGTAAGGAGGTTCTGATAAAGGCAGTTGCTATGGCAATGCCAGTGTATGCGATGTCTTGTTTTAAACTGACCAAGAAATCATGTGAAAACTTAACGAGAGCAATGGCGGATTTTTGGTGGAATTCTCTGGAACATAAGAGGAAGATTCACTGGCTCAGTTGGACAAAATTGTGTTTAGCTAAAGAACAGGGTGGTCTCGGCTTTAAAGACATTCAGAGGTTCAATCAATCGCTTCTGGCTAAGCAAGCTTGGAGAATTCTCAATAATCCAGAATCTCTCTTTGCCAGAGTTTTCAAAAGTAGATACTTTGACCATGGCGAGTTTCTTTCGGCTAGTAATGGTCCCAGACCCTCTTATGGATGGCGAAGTATCCAGTTTGGTAAAGAGTTGCTGAAACAAGGGATCAGGAAACATATTGGAAATGGTAAATCTGTTTCGGTGTGGGTTGATGCGTGGATTGAAGGAGACGTGAGGAGAAGGCCCTTGATGAAGAACATCTTTGTGGATCTTTTGTTAAAAGTAAGTGATCTCATAGATGTTGATAACAACTGTTGGAACCTTGAAACGCTCAAGGATCTTTTCTTCGAAGAGGATATTCAGAGGATACTTAAGATGAGAGTGGTGGCAGATCAAGAGGATTATTGGGTATGGGTGCACAACAGAAATGGAAGCTATTCGGTTAGGTCTGGGTATTGGCTCATTAGTAGACCATCCAATAGTGAGGTTGACATTGAAGCTGCGGCTAGGCCTTCGTTAAATGATCTGAAGACGGATGTTTGGAAGATCAAAACTCCtccaaaaattaaaacttttttgtGGAAGGCTCTAAGCAATGCGATCCCGGTGGGTGAGTTGTTGGTGAAGAAAGGTATCAAGATGGATCCGTGTTGCCAAGCTTGTGGTTTTCAAGGTGAATCTATCAACCACATTCTATTTGACTGTGCCATTGCTAGACAGGTGTGGGCTCTTGCTTATGTGCCTAATCCGATGAATGGTTTTGATAAAGTTTCCCATTTCTCTAATCTCCATTATGTCATGTCATTGATGAATAATGCGGAGATTGATGAGAAGGTTAGAAATATGATCCCTTGGATTGTCTGGTATTTATGGAAGACGAGGAATGGGATTATATTTGAAGGAAAGGCGGTTTTTATTCAGGATGTGTTGGTGAAAATATCTGAGGAAGCTGAGTTTTGGTTGATAGCTCAGAAGCAAGAAAGAGAGAAGGAGG comes from Brassica rapa cultivar Chiifu-401-42 chromosome A02, CAAS_Brap_v3.01, whole genome shotgun sequence and encodes:
- the LOC108870901 gene encoding probable receptor-like protein kinase At5g24010; protein product: MAILSRRIVFLFSVIFLSSSISSLSFSPADEYLVNCGSNVDSTVDNRRFVSDASKVKFFSSEGSVSLQGEDLAPNVPQIYRTARVFARQAKYEFNVREKGTHMVRLHFNRLSSSQIDLNDAEFHVTVNGHVVLRNFNGNNDDSSSKVREFLIWVDVGEVVVRFVPSEDSKLAFVNAIEVISAPKDLIADVATSVSRDGTGKLNGLGKQAMEVVYRINVGGRKVTPFNDTLWRTWVPDDDLFKTVDASSHKAYFTGRIKYRPGGASREVGPDNVYNTARVGNAMSWDFPVSTGYKYLIRMHFCDIASKSLGMLYFNVYINGNLAYQDFDISDATGYVLASPYYMDFVVDLTADSNNPLGSSITVSVGPSNKTSVDEHRVDAMLNGVEIMKMNNSMGSLDGFVSTDMILTSCPNRRNLSIFIAMMAFMCIFMSFYVVVQRKKVRDDISWTKLPMDVRQDNLKSGNQFSARKP
- the LOC103853467 gene encoding uncharacterized protein LOC103853467, producing MSSCGNMAVHLDKELKHLSIEEEDEPFVLPDRPEFYATERNSLSIIGRLLNPQCQRMADLILEMPRKWKLYNRVRGIALSKERFQFIFKFEHDLLDVLSKVHTFDNWSIVLERWIEKPPEDYLQYLLVWVQMRNIPVNHYTPETISALGEFAGEVVDVPYDPEKAQVKDYVRVLVKFDVSKPLRRSKKLTLPGGEVVNILYDYERLQKRCYTCQRLTHEQSFCPWIAKGSGSALLETASSAESKNSEVLLSLKENDPLYGVLSSNLLGLDPPSGKPKITKEVLDGMRQYLLAAEGQERLAREDRVRKSMEDLINDPLGQKIYLRLEQPPVLSSNLDKGKGAVFDFSAQTFPQATQGKLMANAISAGSKTLQLGKVVSMPHSLKRPSDVTQSEVPLESSTGYSVGICDTGTSGTLPKKPRQRRRPGTYARKAAGKKVVQALTEGTKEVGEGVISEGKRKARDDVEPSQSSARFKKPLVVPDEGLPSV